The stretch of DNA ACGTCGGGCGCAACCAGCGGGAGTGGCTCGAGGTGTTCGGGCGGGACGTGCTGCCGGCGCTGAGCCGATGACGGGTGCCGACCGGGAACCGTCCGAGCTGCGGGTCTGGGCACCGGGCGGTGTCGGCGAGGTGCGCCCCGGCGACGACCTCGTCACCCTCCTGCTCGACGCGCTCGCGGCCGACGCCGACCCGGACCACCGTCCGGCCGACGGCGACGTCCTGGTGCTGACCAGCAAGGTGGTGTCCAAGGCCGAGGGGCGGGTGGTCGCGGCCGAGGACCGTGAGCAGGCGATCACCGACGAGACCGTGCGGGTGGTCGCGACGCGAGAGCACGCCGCCGGGGTGACGCGGATCGTGGAGAACCGGCTGGGGCTCGTGATGGCCGCCGCCGGGGTGGACGCCTCGAACACCCCGGCCGGCACCGTGCTGCTGCTGCCGCTCGACCCCGATGCCTCCGCGCGGGCCTTCCGGGACGGCGTCACCGCGAGGTTCGGGGTGACGGTCGGCGTGATCGTCAGCGACACCGCCGGTCGGCCGTGGCGCGACGGCGTGGTGGACATCGCCATCGGCGTCGCCGGTCTGGCGCCCCTCGAGGACCTGCGGGGGCAGGCGGACA from Cellulomonas sp. NTE-D12 encodes:
- the cofE gene encoding coenzyme F420-0:L-glutamate ligase, yielding MTGADREPSELRVWAPGGVGEVRPGDDLVTLLLDALAADADPDHRPADGDVLVLTSKVVSKAEGRVVAAEDREQAITDETVRVVATREHAAGVTRIVENRLGLVMAAAGVDASNTPAGTVLLLPLDPDASARAFRDGVTARFGVTVGVIVSDTAGRPWRDGVVDIAIGVAGLAPLEDLRGQADSFGRPLTMTVTAVADELAAAAELVKGKASGRPLAVVRGAGRWVTAEHGPGARPLQRTGPDDMFRLGTAEAYEEGFAAGRAAAGGTPEGRTQA